The Edaphobacter flagellatus sequence CGCCCGACAAGGTCAACCAGGTGCGCCACCACGCCGTGCTTGCCCACGGACTCGGCGTGCAGGCCATCCGCGCCCACGCCAGGCCCGGCACCAAGATCGGATTCGCCGAAAACTCGCAGGCCTGTGCTCCCGTCATCGAGAACGCCGAACACATCGCCGCCGCCCGCAAAGCCATGCGCGAAGAAAACGCCGGCTACCTCACCGTTGTGCTCGAAGGCAAATATACCGACGCCTATCTCGAACACCACGGCGCGAACGCCCCCAGATTCACCGCCGCCGACATGAAGGCCATCGGCTCGCCCATCGATTTCGTCGGCTTCAACAACTACACCGCCACCTGGGTGCGCGCCGATGCCAACCCGCGAGGCTACGCCGTCGTTCCCGACCCAGCCTCGTACCCGCACATGATGAGTTCCTGGCTGCATGTCGGCCCACAGGGCCTCTACTGGGGCCCGAAGTTCATCTCGGAGATCTGGGGAGTGAAGGAGATCTACATCACCGAGAACGGAGCCTCGTCTACCGACATCCTCACCCCCGATGGACACGTCTACGACTCCGACCGCGTGATGTACCTGCGCAACTACCTCACACAGCTGCAGCGCGGCGTCTCCGAAGGCGTCCCCGTCAAGGGCTACTTCTGCTGGTCGTTCATGGATAACTTCGAGTGGGCCGATGGCTACGACTACCGCTTCGGTCTTCATTATGTCGACTTCAAGACTCAAAAGCGCACGCCGAAACTAAGCGCTCACTTCTACAAAGAAGTCATCACGCGCAACGGACTGGCATAAGCTTCCATCGTTGTTCTGCATTGCAGAAAAGAGCGCTATGTCGCATGGCATAGCGCTCTTTTGCGAATGGCCATCACCAGTCAAGGGCGATAATCGCACCAAATTTAGCCTCCTTTTCGGGCCTCACGGCACTGCGAGGAATCACTTATTTCATTCATAAAAAGAGAGAACTCATTTCAGTGCAACACTTTGCATAATCCCGGAAAATGCTTTCAGACTAGGCACTTGCGCGATGCGGCTCTATTGTAAGGCTGGGTTTTCAAAGCAGAGCTTTTCCAGTTCATTTGCAGGAGAAACAACCTTGCGCAAACTTCTTCTTTCTCTCGGAGTCATTCTGGCGTTCGCCATCGTACCGGCGCTCCATGCAACTCCAATTACGGGCCAGTTCACGATCGTCGGCCCTGCCGTTCAGGACACAGGCTCTGAGCTGATCTTCGCCACGAAAGACCTTCATATCGGCGATCAGAGCGCATTGACCGGTTCGTTTCCATCGCTGCTGTATGGCGGTTTGTACGGCTATGTGACGCCGACGACGATCGACTACGCAAGCTATGTCCCCGACAGCGCCGTATTCACCTTCAGCAGTGGAGCGACACAGTTCACCTTCACGCTCGCTTCTCTTACTCCGGATTGGTTCGGCATACCCGGCTATTTTGTGGGCACAGGTACGATTGCATCGCTGAAGCCAGGCTTTGATCCAACACCGGGCTGGCTCTCCTTCAGCACGGACCCGGACGGCACAGTCAACTTCTCGGCCACAGGCTCTACCGTTGCGCCAACGCCTGAGCCCTCCACGCTGCTACTGCTCGGCACCGGCCTGGTGGGAGCTGTCGGAGCGCTACGCCGCAGACTCGCCTGAGCCTGTCCCAAAAACTCATCTTGCGGATGCAAAAGCGGCCTCTCCTGAGAGAGGCCGCTTTATGTGTAATCATGCCGGACTTATTCTTTGCCGTCCTTCAGCTTCGGCATCTCCGCTCCACTCGACAGCGTCATCAACCCAGCCTTCGCATACGTCAGCAGTTTCTCCCGCGTGTCGGTGATATCGAGGTTCCGCATCGTCAGCTGGCCGATGCGATCCCGCGGCGAGAAGGTCGACTCGCCCTTCTCCATCGTCAGCCGCTCCGGCTTGAACGTCAGGTTCGGCGACTCCGTATTCAAAATCGAATAATCGTTCCCGCGCCGCAACTCCAGCGTTACCTCGCCTGTCACTGCCTTCGCCACCCAGCGCTGCGCGCTCTCACGCAGCATGATCGCCTGTGGATCGAACCAACGCCCCTGGTAGAGCAACCGGCCGAGCTTGCGACCGTTCTCGCGATACTGCTCGATCGTGTCCTCATTGTGGATGCCCGTGATCAAACGCTCATACGCGATATACAACAGTGCCAGCCCAGGCGACTCGTAGATGCCGCGGCTCTTTGCCTCGATGATGCGATTCTCAATCTGGTCGCTCATGCCCAGGCCGTGACGTCCGCCAATGCGGTTGGCCTCGTACATCATCTCTACGTGGTCTGGATACTCGACGCCATTCAGCGCAACCGGCATGCCTTCGACAAACCTCACCGTCACCTGCTCGCGCTTCACGTCGACATCGTCGCGCCAGAACGCTACACCCATAATCGGCACCACGATCTTCATGCTCGAGCTCAAAAATTCCAGGTCCTTCGCCTCATGCGTCGCACCCAGCAGATTCGAGTCCGTCGAATATGCCTTCTCCGTCGACATCTTGTACTCGAAGCCGGACTTCACCATGAACTCCGACATCTCCTTGCGCCCACCCAGCTCGTCGATAAACACCGGATCCAGCCACGGCTTATAAATCTTCAAATCCGGATTCACCAGCAGGCCATAGCGATAGAACCGCTCAATATCGTTGCCCTTATAGGTCGAGCCGTCGCCCCAGATGCTGACGTCGTCTTCCTTCATCGCCGACACCAGCATCGTGCCCGTGACCGCACGGCCGATAGGAGTCGTATTGAAGTACGTCACACCCGCCGTCGTAATGTGGAACGCGCCCGACTGCAGCGCGGCCAGCCCCTCAGCCACCAGCTGCGGACGGCAGTCGATCAACCGCGCCTTCTCCGCGCCATATTCCAGCGCCTTGCGTGGAATCGCCTCGTAGTCCGCTTCGTCCGGCTGCCCCAGGTTCGCCGTATAGGCATAGGGCAATGCCCCCTTCAGCTTCATCCAGTGCAGCGCAGCGCTTGTATCCAGACCACCGGAGAATGCAATTCCAACCTTCTGCCCAACAGGGAGCGATTCGAGAATATTCGACACGTATCAGCCTTCAAACACAGAGATTTTCGGAGTTATCCGAGTTTCAGTATCCTTGCCCGTCAACAGCAGAGTCAAACCCGCCGCCGTAATAAACTCCGGCAGCGTGTGCCTCCGAATAATTAGTATCCGGCTAACATTATTTTTGCGTTACGCTGTCCCTCAGCCGTGCCACGAGGTTCCGATGCGTTCTTTGCCGTCGTCTCTCGCTGCAATCTCTCTGCTTAGCCTCTTCGCCTCTACGTCGGTCTCCGCTCAGACTCCAGCGCCACCACCTCCAGCGCAGGCGCGAGTCTACCCGGGCGTTCAGACCTATATCCCCGGCATCTTTGTCACGCCGGTGCCCAACGCTCCCTTTACGGCCAAGGTCGATATCATCTCGCACGAGCTTCTCCCCGACGGCACCGTTAATATCCGTACAACGATCAACCACATCGCCCGCTCTTCTTCTGGCCGCATCTACAACGAGCGGCGCCAGCTTGTCCCCGCCAGCTTCAAGGGCGAGCCCCGCATCCTCGAAACCCACATCTACGATCCCAATGACCGCTCCAACATCTTCTGCAATCCCTACACCCACATTGCCCGCGAAGCTACGCTCCGCCAGCCGCCGCAGGCTCCGCCGAATGCCGTGCCTCGCCCTGCTCTAGCCAATCCTTACTTGAAAGAGGAGCAGATCGGCACCCAACCTCTCGCCGGCCTCACCCTCACCGGCATCCGCCGCACCCGGACAATCCCTGCACAGGTCAGCACAACCGGCAAAGACGTCATCATCACCGATGAATACTGGTACTCTCCCGACCTCTCCATCTACATGATCATCAAGCACAACGATCCCCGCACCGGCGAACAGATCGTAGCCGTCAGCGAGGTCGACCGCCATGAACCCTCTGCAAGCCTTCTGGCCGTTCCTCAGGGTTATAAGATCGTCGACGAAAACCCACCTGAAGCAACGCAGTGAAGCTTCGCGCACAAAACCCTGTCAAGCTCTCCGAGAATGCAAATCAGCTCGCATATCACGCCAACTGACAGAATCGAAATAACTTGCCGCATCCATAGAGATGCGTCTCGAAGTGCCGATTCATTCCACTCCATTCGCTACAATAGAAGGAGTAGAGAAACAGTCCGGACACTGTGTCCGGACTGTTTCTTTTGCAGAATGAATACTTTGCAAACCTCCTCGCAGCGTTTTCAGGACTTCAGCTATGCCGCCGCCGGGGGTGCGCCTATAAGCCAATATTTATGAATACTTTGCGCAAATTCGAACGGAGTGGGGCGCGCAGCAGATACATCGAAAAACTGGTAAACTAGGAGGCTGTGACTCCCCCTGTCCAAACCGAAGCCACAGGTGTGTCCGAAGCCCCGTCTGGCTCTGCAAAGCCCAAAATCGGCTTCGTCTCCTTGGGGTGCCCCAAAAACCTCGTCGACTCCGAGGTCATGATGGGCCTGCTTCACTCCGCCGGAGGCCAACTCACCCCAGCAGCCGAAGACGCCGAGATCATCGTGGTCAACACCTGCAGCTTCATCGACTCGGCGAAACAAGAGTCCGTCAACACCATCCTCGAGATGGCCCAGCACAAGCAGGCCAACGGTGGCCGCGCTCGCAAGCTGATCGTTGCCGGCTGCCTCGTCGAGCGTTACCGTGACGAGATACAAAAAAATATCCCCGAGGTTGATGCCGTCGTCGGAACCGGCGAGCTCGAAGCAATCCTCGCCGCCGCAGGGCTCGCACCCAAGCCGACGCAGCCGCAGGATTCGCCCTTCAACATCCTGCCGCAGGGACTGGTCAGCCGCGCTCACAGCGCCGTGCAGCAACATTCGCGGCCAGAAGAAGACTCAACGCAGGTCAGGATCGAGCACCACGAGATCGCATCACGCCCCGAAGGCGATCTCCGCGAGCAGCAGGGCCGCTTCTCCCGCGCCTCTTGGGACGGAGCCACCGCAGCACTGCCCGAGTATCTCTACTCCGACGAGACGCCGCGCATCCTCGCCACGCCACGCGCGTCGGCTTATATCAAGATCGCCGAAGGCTGCGACCACCCCTGCAGCTTCTGCATCATCCCGCAGCTCCGCGGAAAGTTCCGCTCGCGGCGCATGTCGTCGATCGTGTCTGAGGCGGAAAAGCTCATCGCGCAGGGCGTCCGCGAGATTACCCTCATCGGCCAGGACACCACCTGCTACGGCGAAGACCTCGGCCTCACCGACGGCCTCGCCCAGCTGCTCGAAGCGCTCGCCGCGCTGCCCGGCCTCAAGTGGCTCCGCTTCCTCTACA is a genomic window containing:
- a CDS encoding GH1 family beta-glucosidase, with amino-acid sequence MNNRLSRRTFAKLFGSAALAPTVLPAFAAPSGAGSAPTPHPFPKGFLWGSATASYQVEGAVNEDGRGPSIWDTFSHTPGKTNNGDTGDVANDHYHRYKSDIQLMKALGLQTYRFSVAWPRIFPTGTGTPNPKGLDFYNRLVDELLANNIQPYCTLFHWDLPQALEDKGGWQSRDTSEAFANYAGYVAGHLSDRVKHFMTLNEMSSFVDIGYREGRHAPGLRLTPDKVNQVRHHAVLAHGLGVQAIRAHARPGTKIGFAENSQACAPVIENAEHIAAARKAMREENAGYLTVVLEGKYTDAYLEHHGANAPRFTAADMKAIGSPIDFVGFNNYTATWVRADANPRGYAVVPDPASYPHMMSSWLHVGPQGLYWGPKFISEIWGVKEIYITENGASSTDILTPDGHVYDSDRVMYLRNYLTQLQRGVSEGVPVKGYFCWSFMDNFEWADGYDYRFGLHYVDFKTQKRTPKLSAHFYKEVITRNGLA
- a CDS encoding PEP-CTERM sorting domain-containing protein, producing the protein MRKLLLSLGVILAFAIVPALHATPITGQFTIVGPAVQDTGSELIFATKDLHIGDQSALTGSFPSLLYGGLYGYVTPTTIDYASYVPDSAVFTFSSGATQFTFTLASLTPDWFGIPGYFVGTGTIASLKPGFDPTPGWLSFSTDPDGTVNFSATGSTVAPTPEPSTLLLLGTGLVGAVGALRRRLA
- the argG gene encoding argininosuccinate synthase, with the translated sequence MSNILESLPVGQKVGIAFSGGLDTSAALHWMKLKGALPYAYTANLGQPDEADYEAIPRKALEYGAEKARLIDCRPQLVAEGLAALQSGAFHITTAGVTYFNTTPIGRAVTGTMLVSAMKEDDVSIWGDGSTYKGNDIERFYRYGLLVNPDLKIYKPWLDPVFIDELGGRKEMSEFMVKSGFEYKMSTEKAYSTDSNLLGATHEAKDLEFLSSSMKIVVPIMGVAFWRDDVDVKREQVTVRFVEGMPVALNGVEYPDHVEMMYEANRIGGRHGLGMSDQIENRIIEAKSRGIYESPGLALLYIAYERLITGIHNEDTIEQYRENGRKLGRLLYQGRWFDPQAIMLRESAQRWVAKAVTGEVTLELRRGNDYSILNTESPNLTFKPERLTMEKGESTFSPRDRIGQLTMRNLDITDTREKLLTYAKAGLMTLSSGAEMPKLKDGKE
- the rimO gene encoding 30S ribosomal protein S12 methylthiotransferase RimO; translated protein: MTPPVQTEATGVSEAPSGSAKPKIGFVSLGCPKNLVDSEVMMGLLHSAGGQLTPAAEDAEIIVVNTCSFIDSAKQESVNTILEMAQHKQANGGRARKLIVAGCLVERYRDEIQKNIPEVDAVVGTGELEAILAAAGLAPKPTQPQDSPFNILPQGLVSRAHSAVQQHSRPEEDSTQVRIEHHEIASRPEGDLREQQGRFSRASWDGATAALPEYLYSDETPRILATPRASAYIKIAEGCDHPCSFCIIPQLRGKFRSRRMSSIVSEAEKLIAQGVREITLIGQDTTCYGEDLGLTDGLAQLLEALAALPGLKWLRFLYTYPNKVTTRLLETMAKHDNIAKYLDVPLQHASASVLKRMKRGGNAKIFLDLIEKARRIVPGIVIRTSFIVGFPGETENDYKELEAFIKAAKIDWLGVFTYSDEEGAKAFELDAALKVPERTIQARRRKLMKLQQKISARAKAEWVGREVDLLVEGESEETELLWEGRTIQHAPEIDGKVFINDFGPHEELVPGTFYRAEITESHDYDVVVRIIE